The DNA window TCGAATTCGTTAAGTCAACATCTTCATCAATCACCAGAACTTCACACACTTCATCATCACCGTCTTCAACAATCTCCGAATCCAGCAACAGCCAGCTGGCAATCTCCACGCGTAAGCCCAGAACCGCTCGCAAGCGACCCAATCAAACCTACAACGAAGCCGCGGCGCTTCTCTCCACCGCATACCCCAACCTCTTCTCATCCAACACCCTCAAAAGCTTCGCCAAACCATCGCCGCAATACAGTAACGGTAATATTTCCAATACGGCGTCGTTTTTGGACGACTCGTCGGACCTGTTGTTGCCGTTCAGGGTGTTCGATACGTCGTCGTTTCTGCTCCACCAGTACAAGCCGTCGTGCTTCGCGGTGGAGCCTAAAGTGGTGAGTGTGCAGCACGAGAAGCCATGCCAGAGCCCAGGGGAGATAAGCTCCAGGGTGAATTCCTTGGAATTGGAGGACCATAACAATAACCATTGCTGCGCCGGAGAAGACGATTTCGATGCCGAATCGATGCTCGACGAGGAAATCGAGGAGGGAATTGATAGCATCATGGGGAGCGGGGTAGAATTGGAATCGTCCTCCATTGATGGAGCTTCTTCGGATAATAATCCGTGGAGTTGTTTTGGCGGGAAACTGGATTTCCGGCTAGGGTTGCGGAGGGCCGGAGTGAGGGCTCTCCGAAGCGCCGACGACGGCAATTGGTGGAATTTCCCGGCGGTTGATATCCTTCAGATATCGCCTAAGGCCGTAAACAAGCCTGCGCCGCAACAACCGGTGGCTGCGGCAGCTGAAaaggcgaagaagaagaagaagaaggtggagAAACCGAGCGTTGAGGTGAAGAATAAGAGCGATGAATTTCCGAAGCTGAATAATATTCATGCCGCTGTTCCGAAATTGAATTCCGgattgatgttgaaattgaattACGACGGTGTCAGGGATAGTTGGTCCGACAGGGGCTCGCCGTTCGGCGACGACGGCTCAGCCTCCGACTTGCCGGGAAATGACGTCACCGTACGTCtctaatcatattttttttatttattactgTTGGCACCTTAATTCCTTAAACCCCTCAAAGTTTTtcctttgtttatttttaattgtctttTTCCTTATGTTAATTTGACTTCTattttttgttgcattagattaacttatttcaaaaatttagacaTACTTTATAATTTATAGTAATTCATAATTATACAAGTTACAAAGTTTGGACTTTGGAGTTCACTATTTGGTCGGCATTTTAATCACGTGGAGCGTTAGAATCACACCTTTTCACTCTTCAACAATAAAAAGTATTTCATACTTTCATGCATATCATGCTCCcttcttatttaatttacttCCCAAAGTTCTATGCTTTTGAAAACATTCCCTAaactaatatttaattaattgtttccaACTTTCCCTTCGTTGGTTGGCCTACAAAaggtttttgtttttccttacAAGATctcattttcttattatttattgtagCCTTTTCCAAATAAGTGGTGGTACCATTCCGAACACGTTCGTTTATTATGAGGAGGaaatatttatgttaaatatttaattgaaaatagaaaatacattGTGCAAGAGATGTCACGGTTGAAGGGTGTATGAGTGTGTATTATGATGCCGAAGCACGTAATAATTACAGCTTGTAACGGTTTTGAATTGTTTTGGACTTTGGTGCAGGCACGATTGTCACAAATCGATTTGTTATGGGAGAATGGGGGAATGAGAGAGGCTAGCGTGCTTCGCTACAAAGAAAAGCGGCGTACACGCCTCTTCTCGAAGAAGATCAGGTACCAAGTCAGGAAGGTCAACGCAGATCGACGGCCCAGAATGCAGGTACGACCCAGCTGAGTTCAGGACATTCCagcaaaaattatatatatgttttagcAGTATTTTATGTGTCACAAAAGGGGAAAACAAAATCTCCTTCATGATTTTGAGATAGTGATAACAATTTGGTAATGAGGTGCGTCACAGATCGAGagtatttcttttttgttatgGAGAGTGGACCCTAGCATAGCGTGCTTGCTCACTTTCGTCCAACTTTTTGAGGATCTATCTTATTCAAATTATTTGCTATgtttaggattttcattttcatatgcattcttattTTCAATCAATTAATAAGTCCTAAAATATGTTACGGACTTGCTCATTCTCTATCTATAAAGCTATTCTCGagattctttaattttatagaGGGCAAAAAAAGAAGGTAATAATGTTAAATCTACGTTACCATGTCACATGAGTCGTACGTAAATCCCTATAAGGGTTCcgatattttcaattttagtgTTGTGTCCGACAGTTAAGCAACGAAGTATTGtttaataacttaaaaataattaagggGAGGTTTGACTAAAACAAACATTTGTAagtttaaaaggaaaaaaaaaacacataaaattgaattatggcTTCTTCATTGTGTTAAGACTTGAGGTAACAGGTGTACCTTGTTTGTGATGTGGCAGGGACGATTTGTTAGGAGGGCGATTTCTAGCTCAAATGCGCACAGTTGAACATGCTTATTTGTGACcttccttttaaaaataaagttttaattcttgtaaccttttctttaaaaaattccTCTTCACTTTTTGCGGTATTCTTCCTTCCTTTACTGAAAGAACCAAAGTGGTAAAAGAGGCATCCTAAGACTAGGATAAAGCAATGAAGAACTCACAAAAACAAAacaccaacaacaataataattggCTACAACTCGATAAGCTAAGAACTAATCTGTTGCAGTTTTGAATTCTATTTAAGAGTTTActattagtcaataaattactgTTATACaagacaaaattcaaattaagcGAATAAGTAAACTGACTACTCAACCAACTCAAGTTGGTTAATTGGCTAAGATTCTATAACAGTTAACAGTTTGACTTGCTTCACACTATGGGCCTCTAGATTCTCTTTGGTTTCTACTATGTTCCAATGTATGTGCTACTTATTTAGTATGAGGATTCTTTGATTAAACCAAATGTCCATAATTGCTGCTTTCATGTTTGTTTGGCATTTTTAGCGATTTCGATTATGTAATTCTGGTGCTACTGATTCCTATTACTTGAGCTTGAGTGGTTGGAAATTTGGTCCTCAGGTCTGAAAAGTGAATGGTGTGACTTGTTTCcaggaaaaaaaaattctttaaacgGTCGGAGGAGATAGTAGCAAGCCTAGAAGAGCTGGTTAAAGTACCGTTTtccttaatatatttttatattggttGATGATGGGAGTTAAACTTGTACAGtagttatttaatatttataaggaCATACTTATGCATATCATACAACACAAATGAATCGGCTATTCGATACTGTCTTAAACTCTACAGCTTAGATATCTCATGACTTGTCTAGATGATGCGAAGCCGGAACAACAACAGTTGCCTGAGCATAACGAAATCGAAGATGGGCTTGTGTCTGCCTCATCAAAGGAATCCTCGTTAACTACTAACTCTCAGCTTGGCAAAAATCCATAAATACAAGAATCATCCGACTAAAGTCCTCACACTGATTTGAATCAATCGTGTTATGTTCATGCGTTCATACAAATTGTGCATATGGATCCATTAGTATAAATGTTTCAACCTGAAATATTTGTTGTTTCGAATTGTGGTATATACCTTGAATCTATTCAGTTATGTAAATAGAGTACTAATATTGGATTGATGCCATAAAAACGCAAACAAATAAATCATGTCAAGGAAGGTATGGCAAAGTCAATAAAATtgcaaataaattttatgacGATACATATTGCGcaagttaataaaaaaagattaattgTTAGTTGAttaagttagtttttattattattattattattattattattattattattattattattattattattaaggaTAAAATGTAAAACTAGCAAGCCACATGAAATGTGAAGCTGAGTGGAGAGATAATATTCAATTAAAGAAATGTCGTTCGAGATTACCATCACAGTTTAGTGTATTATGTAATGCATGAACACAATAATGCTATTCGTAAGTCGAGCAATTCGGATTGCTTTCAATTCTATTTGTATATATTATCTTTTACGTATAAATTAAGCAAAACAAGATGATACACTCACGATACATGGATTTGTTCACCTTTTGACCAATAGTGAAGCTGGTTTCCCAAAATGTTTTAttgtctttatttattattttttttcctaacACAGTTTTGCTACTGGCTAGagagtaaagaaaaatattcGCCGTCATCTTATATCGTACAAAAGACATCATATTATTTGTCAAGAGAAGAGTAAAATGTTAGGGGATTAGATCAAcatttttagtaaataaaaaatattaaatagtgTTGATTCaaatacaagaaaaaagaaaatgttggaagtaatgttattatttatatacaaggATATCATGTCCATGTAATGCAGCTATGAAATCAAAGAATGAAGACAAGAGTAACGTTACTCGAAGAGTCGAAGCATATGAATTTCAGTTATACACTTATACTGAataacttaaaataatattcataCATGAGATTTAGTTTTAATGAGTGCACTTGGTTGGTATATTTGGTAGGTGCTGACATTCTTCTTCCTTGAGCATAGCCACTTGTCTAAGGTTTCTGACTAGATCCTTCACTATGAAGCTGCATTTGTGACCCATCTGTAGAACAATGGAATAATTGTGAATGTGAGTAATGAAGAGAAGAGCATATAGAATTGTGGTTCGGTTACGTACGTGAGCAATAATGGTGATGTCAAGAGTGTTTCCAAATGGAAAGACGTTACTGCTGGAAATGGAAAGATGGAGGAGTTGAAGTTGGGAGAGTATTTGGATGAGAACGCCGTATTGAGTGGCACAGTGAATTTTGATGAGCACTTGCTTCCCCAACACAGTACAAGGTCCATAGAGAGGACATGTTACCACTTACGGCCGAAAACAAAGCCCATACATATATAGGAGTCATAGTCGAAGACATGCTttctgtcaaaaaaaaaaaaggcatgCTTAATGCTTTTGATGGATAACATTAATATACCATCTCATTTGATCAAACATGTTGAGCGTTTATGGTTTATAAGACCCAACATACAACCAAATCATATAGTTACGGAGAACCTTAAACTAGAAAGTTATTGAATCATCTATAGAACAAGAAAGCAGGAGCAGTGGAGGAAAAGTGGAGGAGCAGGAGCAAGAGGGAAAGGTGATTAAGATTAAGAGACGTGTGTGCGCGCGTAAGTTTGAATATTAGGTGTAGCCTTGTCCACAAGCTGGCGTTCCAGCACTGCCGTTTCATCACTGCCAATCCTAATTCCAATTCCAATTCCAATCCCCAACGAGGAGCCTTCATCATTCTTCACCTCTGTCTTCAACTTCTCCTCTGAAAACCCTAGGATCGAGGAAACCCGCGGCCTCATGCATCTCTTCCCCGACCAAGATCCCCTTTCTACCTTCCCTTTTGGACGCAAACCCTTCGTCTGCGTCATCGGTGTCCCCAATCACATGACCTACGCGACTTCTGCCAGTTCTGTGGTACCTTCCTTCACCACATCCTTGAGATGCGCATTGTCAGGTACTACCCTACCTCCTTCCCCCGTCTGTTCTTCCCTTCACTACTCTCTTACTTTCTTTCCTTCTTGCTTCAGAATGGATGGAACGGAAGATCAGTACAGCGTTTTGATCCGCTTCAATGATCAAGGCTCCACCGACAGCTTGTTCAAGCATTACAATGGCCGCCGTTTCTCCTCTCTGGAGGTCCTTCTCCATTCTCTTTTCTCCATTAGCTGCCTCTCTCACTGCCTCGTACTTGTTCTTCTTATTTCAATTGTAGGTTGAGGTTTGCCGTGTTCTTTTCACGTTGGATGTGCAGTACACTGGTTCCGTTGAACATGCCCAACCATCCAATGCTACCTCCACTGAACAGCCCACATGTCCAGTTTGCCTTGGTACAACATCCCCTTTGGATATGCATTGCCCACTCTCACTATTATATTATCCATCACCATCTATGACTCTAACCGTATTTTGTGTTGTCTGCAGAGTCGTTAGATCAAGACACCAGTGGAATTCTCACTACTATATGTAATCATTCCTTTCATTGTTCGTGCATATCAAAATGGGCTGATTCTTCTTGTCCTGTAAGTCCCTCTAGAGCCAATTTTTTTTCTGTGCATCACATTCATTAACATGTACATAGCGTACACTTGACTTTCCTGTTTGAACTATTTTGCGTGCTTGCCAGGTTGGGTGTTTGAATTCATTGTTCTTTTCAGACTTTTCATTAATTTAGCTAGCATGTCTAAATAAGTTTGATGTAGTGCTAGTTATTGAATCTCTGTACTTGTCTGCTTAGTAATTTCCCACTATTTTATTCAGGTGTACCGCTATTGCCAACagcaagcagaaaaatccaTATGTTCTGTTTGTCGGAACACTGAGAACCTTTGGATATGTATTATATGTGGGTTTGTTGGTTGTGGAAGGTGAGAGAATTTCTCTTCAACCCTTATTTTTTATACTGCTTCTATCCTGAATGTATCTCAGCCATATGTATCTTATTCCTGAGACAATGGTGTCTCAGATATAAAGCAGGACATGCCATCATGCACTGGAAAGAGACACAACATTGCTATGCCCTAGATGTGGAAACCAAACGTGTGTGGGATTTTGTGGGAGACAACTACGTTCATAGACTTATTCAGTCCAAAACCGATGGGAAGTTGGTTGAGCTGAACACTCACTGTGTTCATGCAGAGAATGGGTGTGGAAGTTGCAGCTGTGAAGATAATTCTATGAGCGAGGCGTTACTTAATAGTAAAGTTGAAGCTGTAATGTTGCAAAACTAGTCAAATAGTTTTTTTCTGAAATCTTGGCTTCtgtatgtttaattttattttttacatttgcAGATTGTCAATGAGTACAATGAGTTGCTTGCTACTCAACTTGAAAACCAAAAATCTGTAAGTGGATTCTAGTAGTCATTTACAGTGAATCGGCTGAGGCTGTATCATGTCCAACATCCTCGTTTTGCTCACTTTTCTATGTGTTTATTGAAGTATTTTGAGTTGTTGTTGCAAGAGGTAAAAGAAGAAACTGAGAGAAAAATCTCTAAAGCTGTTCAAAAGGCTGTCAGTCTTAAACAGCAGAAGATTCAGGCCAAGATTAACAGATGTAACAAAGAGAAGAAATTTCTGAAGGAGGTAATAAGTTGTAATCCATCGTTAAGAATTTCTTATGAAAAATTCCCATTCCATAATCACAAGACCTCATTAATATATCATAAAGACAGGAAATTGTATTACAAATGTTTATATGTGTTTTGTGTCTACCGCTTAATAAGAATCTTGTTAAAAATGAGGATGCTTGGAAAGCAAAGTTGCTTGAGATTGAGGAGAGGtattctttttcatcttttatatCTTTCTTATGGGTGATGTGTTCTTCATAAAATAGTTACTCTTTATGTGCTACTTATTTAGTCTGAGGATTCTTTGATTAAACCAAATGTCCATAATTACTGCTTTCATgtttgtttgaaaattttagtGATTTTGATTATGTAATTCTGGTGTTAATGATTCCTATTACTTGAGCTTTAGTGGTTGGAAATTCGGTCCAAAGGTCTGAAAAGTGAATGGTGTGACTTGTTTCtaggaaaaaaaattctttaaacgGTCAGAGGAGAGAGTAGCAAGCTTGGAAGAGCTGGTTAAAGTACCGTTTTccttaatatatttgtatattggTTGATGGTGGGAGTTAAACTTGTACAGtagttatttaatatttataaggaCGTACTTATGCATATCATACAACACAAATGGATCGGCTATTTGATACTGTCTTAAACTCTGCAGCTAAGATATCTCATGACTTGTCTAGATGATGCGAAGCCGGAACAACAACAGTTGCCTGAGCATAACGAAATCAAAGATGGGCTTTTGTCTGCCTCATCAAAGGAATCCTCGTCAACTACTAACTCTCAACTTGGCAAAAATCCATAAATACAAGAATCATCTGACTAAAGTCCTCACACTGATTTGAATCAATCGTGTTATGTTCATGCGTTCATACAAATTGTGCAAATGGATCCATTAGTATAGATGTTTCAATCTGAAATGTTTGTTGTTTCGAACTGTGGTGTGTACCTTGAATCTATTCAGTTATGTAAATAGAGTACTAATATTGGATTGATGCCATAAAAATGCAAACAAATAAATCATGTCAATGAAGGTATGGCAAAGTCAATAAAATTGTAGATAAATTTTATGACGATACATATTGCACAAGttgataaaaaaagattaattgTTAGTTGATTaagttagttattattattattattattattattattattattattattattattattattattattattattaaggaTAAAATGTAAAACTAGCAAGCCACATGAAATGCGAAGCTGAGTGGAGAGATAATATTCAATTGAAGAAATGAAGTTCGAGATTACCATCACAGTTTAGTGTATTATGTAATGCATGAACACAATAATGCTATTCGTAAGTCGAGCAACTCGGATCGCTTTCAATTCTATTTGTATATATTATCTTTTACGTATAAATTAAGCAAAACAAGATGATACACTCATGATACATGGATTTGTTCACCTTTTGACCAATAGTGAAGCTTGTTTCCCAAAATGTTTTAttgtctttatttattatttttttccctaACACAGTTTTGCTACTGGCTAGagagtaaagaaaaatattcGCCGTAATCTTATATCGTATACAAAAGACATCATATTATTTGTCAAGAGAAGAGTAAAATATTAGGGGATTAGATCAATATTTTtagcaaataaaaaatattaattagtgttgattcaaatacaagaaaaaagaaaatgttggaagtaatgttattatttatatacaaagaTATCATGTCCATGTAATGCAGCTATGAAGTCAAAGAATGAAGACAAGAGTAACGTAACTCGAAGAGTCGAAGTATATGAATTTCAGTTATACACTTATACTGAataacttaaaataatattcataCATGAGATGTAGTTTTAATAAGTGCACTTGGttggtgttcataccctgggttaAGCTGTCTGACccggatgtttagcgacaagccgaccgacctcttcaggtcagactatccgacctcttctcaaagagctcggccaatacCCGagctcttctcaaagagcttggccaaatcgttaaaggagcccaaagcaggcccacaacgaaggaacacagcccaatctaaaggcagctaaagcccaaaaagataaaggcggttccgctaaagataagatgacttcactcaaagataagataagataagataactatcttatctccagagaggtcactcctcaccattataaataaattggagcacccatgtataactcatactctgattctactcaatacctgcttaatacctttgctaacttaagcatcggaggcccttgcaggtacccccaccctctggggacgaaggatcagcaggaCTTTCAGTCTTACAAGtcagacacaccagctccggccgctacacacctgccggacacgtcggctccgaccaacacagaagatctcgaccgagattgacctacagtttcaggtaaccctcggaacattggtgccgttgccggggaacttggaagtcatcccaccaccatggcggacaaccatgacaacgaccacgattcagatctagaggatagaacgccgcaaaaaaatgcggacactacaccaaaggatactcctcaacttaacaacgaaaaggattctccaaatacgggagccatggaggcgcttcaagaccgtttaaaacaactagaagaagccctacatcaacgagaggctgagaaagacctgcaaagggagataaagcgacgccgggaattggaggacaaactcctaaaaaactcgaagccgatctcaaggcCAAAGCTAATCGATCCTCTCATGAGGATAGCCCCTGCAAGGActaagatccattcaccaaagagatcatgaaagctaaaggtcccaaaggacttcaaagctccagacatgaccccgtacgacggcacatcagatccaagccatcatcttagcaatttcagaagtaggaTGTATTTCACGGaggcctcagatgcaatccgttattctccatccagagggacaaagccaaacacgcaccgagcctattaggaatcaagcaaggagatcgagagaagccttcgcaactacatggaaagattcaataaaACATGTCTGGGCATACAAAGTGCCGACAGAAGCAGCTATcaggggcctcatcaatggtctacgagaaggaccttttagccactcaatatccaagaagcacccaaacatctctaaacgaggtacaagaatgagtagagaagtacatcaacatggaggaaaactctcgactaggagagatctCAAAAACCGAACATTCATACTCCtctcgggataaggataaagagtccaagaaaaaagaagatcaacatggagagaagcctagaaaataccacaattacaccccttcgggtgtctcttgtggatgtctaccaaGAAATATGCAAtactgagaagatcccaccacctcgcccaatccaaaaccaaagaggtcggacgcgttgagggtccacctcacaccgaagaggtcggacgagttaaaGGTTCACCTCACACTGAAGAGGCGGGACGTGTTGaaagtccacctcacaccgaagaggtcggacgcattgaaggtccacctcacaccgaagaggtcggacgcgttgaaggtccacctcacaccaaagaggtcggacaagttgaaggtccacctcacaccaaagaggtcggacaagtcgaacgtccacctcacacccctgagagacatgttcatggaggattcgcaggaggaaggatctctaaatcatctcaaaggacacctcaaagaggtatattaagGAATGGAGAGAGGTTTGAATAGGACTACGGGGTGaaaacaagccttccgagatttcGAAAgttcttggggcaaccacccattcttacccaaccaagggaaagtgaaaagctcatattatacctcgtagTGGGAAGTCTGGCAATAGCCTCATCACCAGTTAAAGAAGACAAAAGTGGgaaacaacccgtctacttcatcatcaaggctctacaaggggccgaactaaactatcaagaGATAGAGCAGTTCGCCTACGCCCTCATACTCACCTCTCGATGACTCCACctatactttcaagctcacgctatcagagttcggaccaaccagcccatagaAGGCATCCTACAGAAAATAGACTTAACAGGAAGAATTCTACAGTGGGCAGTCAAGTTATCCGAAATCGATCTTCGACATAAAGCTAgatagccatcaaatcacagtatctggccaaCTTTATtacagagtacactgacaccccagAAAATCCTACAAAATAGAAACTCTACATGGACGACTCTTCAAACGAAACCGGGAGTGGTGCAGGCGTAATTATATAAAGCAATTAGGGAAGCAAAATCAAGCTAAATGACCAAGCTAAATACGAGGCACTACTCGCTGGTTTAAGGCTAGCTAAGAAGGTAGGAGCTCACAATGGCCAGTGATTCACAAGtaatcacctcacaaatagaagggagcaaccaagctgagaatcccaccatgaaaaaatacctcgggtaattcgggggaccctggacaaaactaGAAAACAGCTCAGacaattcgggggaccctggacaaaaacagaaaatagctcggacatttcggggaatatgaagtccgacacatacctcgggagcagaatgcccgagctgatgcactttcaaaatcaGCCAGTAccaacagctcggacaattcgggaaatatgaagtccgacacatacctcgggagcagaatgcccgagctgatgcactttcaaaatcagccaacaccaaaccagggggcaataatagaagctTCATCCAGGCTACATTACTAGACCACAACaaggaaggaaaacaaaccctctcctcaGAGTCTGACGACactggctgatgagcggataatttgtacgctttttggcattgtttttagtatgtttttagtatgttctagttagtttttagtatatttttattagtttttagttaaaattcacttttctagactttactatgagtttgtgtgtttttctgtgatttcaggtattttctggctgaaattgagggatctgagcaaaaatctgattcagagactaaaaaggactgcagatgctgttggattctgacctccctgcactcgaagtagattttctggagctacagaagcccaattggcgcgctctcaacggcgttgtaaagtagacatcctgggctttctagcaatatatgatagtctatactttgcccaaaatttgatggcccaaaccggcgttcaaagtcaccatcagaattcccagcgttaaacgctggaactggcacaaggatgggagttaaacgcccaaactggcatgaaagctggcgtttaactccaagaagagtctctacacaaatNNNNNNNNNNNNNNNNNNNNNNNNNNNNNNNNNNNNNNNNNNNNNNNNNNNNNNNNNNNNNNNNNNNNNNNNNNNNatgtcatttactcatctctgtaaaccctaggctactagttctctataagtaggaccttttactattgtattttcatcttggatctttgatcacgttttgggggctggcctcacggccatgcctagaccttcttcttatgtattttcaacgatggagtttctacacaccatagattaaggtgtggagctctgctgtacctcgagtattaatgcaattactattattcttctattcaattccgcttgttcttgttctaagatatcacttgttcttcaacttgatgaatgtgatgatccgNNNNNNNNNNNNNNNNNNNNNNNNNNNNNNNNNNNNNNNNNNNNNNNNNNNNNNNNNNNNNNNNNNNNNNNNNNNNNNNNNNNNNNNNNNNNNNNNNNNNNNNNNNNNNNNNNNNNNNNNNNNNNNNNNNNNNNNNNNNNNNNNNNNNNNNNNNNNNNNNNNNNNNNNNNNNNNNNNNNNNNNNctaaaccttgtctgtggta is part of the Arachis duranensis cultivar V14167 chromosome 1, aradu.V14167.gnm2.J7QH, whole genome shotgun sequence genome and encodes:
- the LOC107496352 gene encoding protein CHLOROPLAST IMPORT APPARATUS 2 isoform X2, which codes for MSSSCLSGAGGRTYGFEFEFVKSTSSSITRTSHTSSSPSSTISESSNSQLAISTRKPRTARKRPNQTYNEAAALLSTAYPNLFSSNTLKSFAKPSPQYSNGNISNTASFLDDSSDLLLPFRVFDTSSFLLHQYKPSCFAVEPKVVSVQHEKPCQSPGEISSRVNSLELEDHNNNHCCAGEDDFDAESMLDEEIEEGIDSIMGSGVELESSSIDGASSDNNPWSCFGGKLDFRLGLRRAGVRALRSADDGNWWNFPAVDILQISPKAVNKPAPQQPVAAAAEKAKKKKKKVEKPSVEVKNKSDEFPKLNNIHAAVPKLNSGLMLKLNYDGVRDSWSDRGSPFGDDGSASDLPGNDVTARLSQIDLLWENGGMREASVLRYKEKRRTRLFSKKIRYQVRKVNADRRPRMQGRFVRRAISSSNAHS
- the LOC107496352 gene encoding protein CHLOROPLAST IMPORT APPARATUS 2 isoform X1, whose protein sequence is MSSSCLSGAGGRTYGFEFEFVKSTSSSITRTSHTSSSPSSTISESSNSQLAISTRKPRTARKRPNQTYNEAAALLSTAYPNLFSSNTLKSFAKPSPQYSNGNISNTASFLDDSSDLLLPFRVFDTSSFLLHQYKPSCFAVEPKVVSVQHEKPCQSPGEISSRVNSLELEDHNNNHCCAGEDDFDAESMLDEEIEEGIDSIMGSGVELESSSIDGASSDNNPWSCFGGKLDFRLGLRRAGVRALRSADDGNWWNFPAVDILQISPKAVNKPAPQQPVAAAAEKAKKKKKKVEKPSVEVKNKSDEFPKLNNIHAAVPKLNSGLMLKLNYDGVRDSWSDRGSPFGDDGSASDLPGNDVTARLSQIDLLWENGGMREASVLRYKEKRRTRLFSKKIRYQVRKVNADRRPRMQLRYLMTCLDDAKPEQQQLPEHNEIEDGLVSASSKESSLTTNSQLGKNP